A single Phytohabitans houttuyneae DNA region contains:
- a CDS encoding TetR/AcrR family transcriptional regulator: protein MEPSREDLTARARIRDAALEHFTRDGFARATVRDIARTAGVSPGLMRHHFGSKEELRQACDEYVLAGLRRAGEQSAGDSAAANPLLVGRQILPFQRYVARALLDGSAAASSFFDEVVALTEKWLAHADESREKAPYGDRRARAALLIAMRMGVPLLHEHLSRALDTDVFGPEGDRRIILAMLDIHSHPMISPETAAAVDAMLSGKSQHPEAGPG from the coding sequence ATGGAGCCATCCCGCGAGGATCTGACCGCGCGCGCCCGGATCAGGGACGCCGCCCTCGAGCACTTCACACGGGACGGCTTCGCGAGAGCCACGGTCAGGGACATCGCCAGGACCGCCGGCGTCTCCCCCGGCCTGATGCGCCACCACTTCGGCTCCAAAGAGGAGCTGCGTCAGGCTTGCGACGAGTACGTGCTGGCCGGCCTGCGCCGCGCCGGCGAGCAGTCCGCGGGCGACTCCGCGGCTGCCAACCCGCTGCTGGTGGGGCGGCAGATCCTCCCGTTCCAGCGATACGTGGCCCGTGCTCTGCTGGACGGCTCCGCCGCCGCCTCGAGCTTCTTCGACGAGGTTGTGGCGCTGACCGAAAAGTGGCTCGCGCACGCCGACGAGTCCCGCGAAAAGGCGCCCTACGGCGACCGGCGGGCGCGCGCCGCCCTGCTGATCGCCATGCGGATGGGTGTCCCCCTGCTGCACGAGCATCTGTCCCGGGCACTGGACACCGACGTCTTCGGCCCGGAGGGTGACCGGCGGATCATCCTCGCGATGCTCGACATCCACTCCCACCCGATGATCAGCCCTGAGACGGCCGCCGCCGTCGACGCCATGCTCAGCGGCAAGAGCCAGCATCCCGAGGCCGGGCCAGGCTGA